In the genome of Topomyia yanbarensis strain Yona2022 unplaced genomic scaffold, ASM3024719v1 HiC_scaffold_47, whole genome shotgun sequence, one region contains:
- the LOC131695595 gene encoding uncharacterized protein LOC131695595, whose amino-acid sequence MAESTAPAEGNNQNCSFCEDVDGVDDMVQCDVCDLWAHYRCAGVTEAVKNESWSCSKCSIQLQVPKPGRKAPVKKGPPRKTGTKSDAGSDISKGSAQGSNVESSLQQLYLEQEAKEKELEEQKLFYERRLEIERSFLQRKRAQQQDMLLKERQLLEKRLSDEREFLERQQALRTQFRHMKLELSRQFEGTDDEVDEESPEGAADKVQQWMKSNRQDPRGAYPKQQERVTTSSSGDREAIEDEDKAEKLKRDSLVGNVIGARSVATKGNTIQSKTGSSSANNRLLEQVILQRPLKGSVSFAHEQNPHVETDFEGEEIDPLYDADWTEEEEATIRNILNRRRQNRSGLLQSNPSPTRGPTQAQLAARQAASRHLPIFKGEPEVWPLFISCFEYTTAACGYTNTDNLKRLQDSLQGFAKEAVQSRLLLPESVPEVVEDLRKLFGNPEKLLKTLVAKVRNAQAPRLDKLETFLYFGITVKQLCDHLEAAGLRDHLSNPMLVQELVSKLPPSYKLDWVRFKRGRCGTPLRIFTDFTNEIVSEVSEVTEFTGTEQHTLREPMRSSKPKRNEYLHAHTTHGGQSGGMLHPAQQKSKKSCVVCKRTDHKLRFCDDFVKLGLRDRAKVVEKHKLCPVCLNDHGNARCTFNVKCNVNNCRGGHHPLLHRAEEVIQVARVELNTHECQASILFRMIPITLYYGENSVDSIAFLDEGASTTLVESTITDRLNAEGIPEPLVVVWTANMKRHEDQSRRVNLSISSRGSDIRHQLAEARTVTDLVLPQQSINFKEMAKRFKHLRGLPVIDYNKDTPRVLIGLDNLHLFAPLESRVGGPGEPIAVRSTLGWTVYGVTRQKISPRVFVSHHSIQPVSNEELHEMLGTQYRLEESCTPVVPLLESNEDQRAREVLEKTTIRIGDRFETGLIWKEDYTTFPDSYPMAMKRLKALERRLAKNPELQRNVFQQIVEYQQKGYCHKASKIELGNADANRVWYLPLNVVLNPKKPGKIRLVWDAAATVDGVSLNSRLLKGPDLLTSLPSVICKFRERAIAFGGDVREMYHQLRIREADKSAQRFLFRFDPEKSPDVYVMDVATFGSTSSPCSAQFIKNRNAEEYAIQFPDAARAIIDRHYVDDYYDSLDTEDEAVRRAKEVRYIHSKAGFEIRNWASNSTDVLSKLGESNVDKLVHFSQDKTTDQERVLGLIWDTVQDVLSFSVPFQTDMMHQEERPTKRQVLSAVMSLFDPLGLLAPFTVLGKMLIQDLWRTGCEWDELIDDESYTKWRQWTEMLPEIERVRVPRSYFGNVHSDDYGQIQLHVFCDAGENAYGCAGYLRIVVNEEVKCSLVMARSKIAPLKQLTIPRLELQAAVLAARMVKTLQLNHSLEINRVFIWSDSQTVLSWIRSDQRKYKQFVGFRIGEILSLSCLADWRWLPSKLNTADCLTKWGRKPSLESGSPWFNGHDFIHKSPDSWPQQVLPPANTLTEMRATFLFHHIVLTEQFMDVSRVSKWNILVRTVTCLFRFVSNCRRKGRGQPIESLKPTEVQAKRIVTNLSAVRVPIRQAEFKKAEEVLFKMAQSEAFGDEIKTIRRNQESDRSQWITLENSSVLRGMTLLLDDSGVLRLEGRSANAEFLPFDLRFPIILPKANGVTEKLVQYFHERFGHAFRETVKNELKQRFLIPKISSLIAKVEKQCVWCKIHKNRPHTPRMAALPVQRLTPFQRPFTYVGVDYLGPVDVTVGRRTEKRWVVVFTCLVVRAIHLEVAHNLTGQSCVMAIRRFICRRGPAAEYFSDNGTNLRSASKEMLQQFQEIKDECAEEFTNARTKWHFNPPATPHMGGVWERMVRTVKEVMSVLNDGRRLNDEILLTSLSEAEDMINSRPLTFAPQESSVAALSPNMFLRGVAPNEPQDVITPTNVGQALRDSYKRSQQLADNMWRRWIKEYIPSINQRNKWFGESKALQKGDLVYVVEGERRKVWIRGIVEELIVSSDGRVRQAMVRTNGGLFRRATANLAVLEINEGNTDPVAGSEPGLQVGELLSSTMVGKPTGSGGMHNSVIALEAAQ is encoded by the coding sequence ATGGCCGAAAGCACAGCTCCAGCGGAAGGAAACAACCAGAACTGTTCGTTCTGCGAGGATGTTGACGGGGTGGACGACATGGTCCAATGCGACGTTTGTGACCTGTGGGCTCATTACCGGTGTGCCGGTGTGACGGAAGCGGTCAAAAATGAAAGCTGGAGTTGCTCGAAGTGTAGCATTCAACTACAGGTACCAAAACCTGGTAGGAAGGCACCCGTGAAGAAGGGGCCGCCTAGAAAAACAGGTACAAAGAGCGACGCCGGGTCCGATATCAGCAAAGGAAGCGCACAAGGGTCTAATGTTGAATCTTCGCTCCAACAATTGTATCTAGAGCAGGAAGCTAAAGAGAAGGAATTGGAGgagcaaaaattattttatgagAGGCGCTTAGAGATAGAGCGTTCCTTTCTGCAGCGAAAGCGGGCGCAACAACAAGATATGTTGCTTAAGGAGAGGCAACTATTGGAGAAACGTCTGTCCGACGAACGGGAATTTTTAGAACGGCAGCAGGCACTCCGGACCCAATTCCGGCACATGAAACTAGAGCTATCCCGTCAATTCGAGGGTACGGATGATGAAGTAGACGAGGAAAGTCCGGAAGGTGCGGCTGATAAAGTCCAGCAGTGGATGAAATCCAACCGGCAGGATCCTCGAGGTGCGTATCCGAAGCAGCAAGAGAGAGTTACTACATCTTCATCGGGCGACAGAGAGGCCATCGAAGATGAGGATAAGGCGGAAAAGCTAAAGCGAGACAGTCTAGTCGGAAATGTCATCGGTGCACGTTCGGTTGCCACAAAAGGCAACACAATACAAAGCAAAACAGGATCGAGCAGCGCAAACAATCGATTATTAGAACAGGTTATTCTCCAACGCCCATTGAAAGGATCTGTATCTTTTGCACATGAGCAGAATCCTCACGTGGAGACGGATTTCGAGGGAGAGGAAATAGATCCGTTGTACGATGCAGACTGGACGGAGGAGGAAGAAGCAACCATTCGTAATATATTAAACCGTCGAAGGCAAAACAGGTCGGGGTTGTTACAGAGTAATCCGTCACCAACCCGTGGTCCAACTCAAGCGCAGTTAGCTGCACGACAAGCTGCTTCGAGGCATTTGCCAATCTTCAAAGGTGAGCCAGAGGTGTGGCCGCTTTTTATAAGCTGCTTTGAATACACGACAGCAGCTTGCGGTTACACAAATACTGATAACCTGAAGAGACTTCAGGATAGTCTACAGGGTTTTGCGAAAGAAGCCGTCCAAAGCCGCCTTTTATTACCCGAGTCCGTGCCAGAGGTCGTAGAGGACCTGCGCAAATTATTCGGAAATCCCGAAAAGCTACTCAAAACTCTGGTAGCGAAAGTTCGGAACGCTCAAGCCCCTAGACTGGACAAGTTAGAGACATTTCTTTATTTCGGGATCACCGTCAAGCAATTATGCGACCACCTCGAAGCAGCCGGATTGCGAGATCACTTGAGTAACCCTATGCTTGTACAGGAGTTGGTTAGCAAGTTGCCTCCTTCGTACAAACTTGACTGGGTACGATTCAAGCGAGGCAGGTGTGGAACTCCGCTCAGAATATTCACGGACTTTACAAACGAAATCGTTTCCGAAGTTTCGGAAGTAACTGAGTTTACCGGAACTGAACAACATACGTTAAGAGAGCCAATGAGAAGCAGTAAACCAAAAAGAAATGAATATCTGCACGCTCATACAACGCATGGCGGACAGTCTGGAGGGATGCTGCACCCGGCACAGCAAAAAAGCAAGAAGTCGTGTGTCGTATGCAAAAGAACCGACCACAAGTTGCGATTTTGTGACGACTTCGTTAAGTTGGGCCTGCGAGATCGGGCTAAGGTTGTGGAGAAACACAAACTCTGTCCAGTTTGTCTTAACGACCATGGCAACGCACGGTGCACGTTCAACGTCAAATGTAATGTAAACAACTGTAGAGGTGGTCATCACCCGCTACTTCATCGTGCCGAAGAAGTCATTCAGGTCGCACGCGTTGAATTGAATACTCACGAATGTCAAGCTTCCATTCTATTCCGGATGATTCCGATAACCCTTTATTACGGGGAAAACTCGGTTGATTCCATCGCCTTTCTAGACGAAGGCGCATCCACAACGTTGGTAGAAAGCACTATAACTGATAGACTCAACGCAGAAGGAATACCGGAACCACTAGTCGTCGTGTGGACGGCCAACATGAAACGTCATGAAGATCAGTCCAGGAGAGTAAATCTATCGATCTCGTCAAGGGGAAGCGACATTAGGCATCAGCTAGCAGAGGCGCGTACCGTTACAGATCTGGTATTACCGCAGCAAAGTATCAACTTTAAGGAAATGGCGAAACGTTTCAAGCATTTGCGCGGTTTGCCAGTGATCGACTACAATAAAGATACGCCGAGGGTGCTAATCGGATTGGACAATCTGCATTTGTTTGCGCCGTTAGAATCTAGAGTTGGAGGCCCTGGTGAACCGATCGCAGTGCGCTCAACCCTTGGATGGACAGTGTATGGAGTAACCCGACAAAAAATATCGCCCCGCGTTTTCGTCAGCCACCATTCAATCCAACCTGTGAGTAACGAGGAACTACACGAGATGCTAGGTACACAATACCGCTTGGAGGAGTCCTGTACGCCTGTTGTTCCCCTACTGGAATCTAACGAGGATCAGCGAGCACGAGAGGTTTTGGAGAAAACGACAATCAGAATAGGGGATCGCTTCGAAACCGGTCTGATCTGGAAAGAGGATTATACAACATTTCCCGATAGCTACCCGATGGCAATGAAACGATTGAAGGCGCTAGAACGTCGACTTGCCAAAAATCCGGAGCTACAACGGAATGTGTTCCAGCAGATCGTGGAGTATCAGCAGAAGGGGTACTGCCATAAAGCATCGAAAATAGAGCTTGGTAATGCAGATGCGAATAGGGTATGGTATTTACCATTAAATGTAGTTCTTAATCCCAAGAAACCGGGCAAAATCCGCCTAGTTTGGGACGCAGCGGCGACTGTCGACGGAGTATCTTTGAACTCCCGCTTGCTTAAAGGCCCCGATCTATTAACCTCACTCCCTTCTGTAATTTGCAAATTCCGGGAAAGGGCCATCGCATTTGGTGGTGACGTACGCGAAATGTACCACCAACTGCGTATACGTGAAGCAGACAAATCGGCACAAAGATTCCTCTTCCGATTCGACCCCGAGAAGTCCCCCGATGTGTACGTGATGGACGTAGCTACCTTCGGGTCCACTAGCTCTCCATGCTCGGCACAATTCATTAAAAATCGCAATGCCGAGGAATATGCAATACAGTTTCCGGATGCGGCAAGAGCGATTATTGATCGACATTATGTCGACGACTATTACGATAGTCTCGACACCGAAGATGAAGCGGTGCGACGAGCTAAGGAAGTCCGTTACATTCACTCGAAAGCCGGCTTTGAAATCCGGAATTGGGCATCGAATTCAACAGATGTTCTGAGCAAGCTCGGAGAATCCAATGTCGATAAGCTGGTACATTTTAGTCAAGATAAAACCACCGATCAAGAACGAGTTTTGGGTTTAATCTGGGATACAGTCCAGGATGTTTTGTCCTTTTCGGTCCCGTTTCAGACGGATATGATGCACCAGGAAGAGCGACCAACTAAAAGGCAGGTTCTCAGTGCGGTCATGTCGCTGTTTGACCCTTTGGGCCTCTTAGCACCCTTTACAGTTTTGGGCAAGATGTTAATTCAAGACCTTTGGAGGACCGGATGCGAGTGGGACGAGCTAATCGACGATGAGTCATATACTAAATGGCGACAGTGGACGGAAATGCTACCTGAAATAGAACGAGTACGAGTTCCCAGGTCTTATTTTGGGAATGTTCACTCAGACGACTACGGGCAAATTCAATTACACGTATTTTGCGACGCTGGGGAGAATGCTTACGGTTGCGCTGGTTATCTACGGATCGTCGTCAACGAAGAAGTAAAATGCTCCTTAGTTATGGCCCGATCCAAAATTGCTCCGCTAAAACAGTTAACGATTCCGCGACTGGAACTGCAGGCCGCAGTGCTAGCAGCACGGATGGTGAAGACACTCCAGTTAAACCATTCACTCGAGATTAATCGAGTATTCATTTGGAGCGACTCGCAAACTGTGTTGTCGTGGATTCGATCCGACCAACGTAAATATAAACAGTTCGTCGGTTTTAGGATTGGGGAGATTCTGAGCTTGTCGTGTCTTGCGGACTGGAGATGGTTACCGTCGAAATTAAACACCGCTGATTGTTTAACGAAATGGGGGCGCAAACCCTCGCTGGAATCAGGAAGTCCATGGTTCAATGGACACGATTTCATTCATAAATCGCCAGATTCATGGCCACAACAAGTTCTACCGCCAGCAAATACGTTAACGGAGATGAGAGCCACGTTTTTGTTTCATCACATAGTATTGACCGAGCAGTTCATGGATGTCAGCAGAGTCTCTAAATGGAACATACTTGTGCGAACAGTGACCTGTCTGTTTAGATTCGTTTCTAATTGTAGACGTAAAGGCCGTGGACAGCCCATCGAGAGCCTAAAGCCGACAGAAGTTCAGGCAAAACGAATTGTGACGAACTTGTCTGCAGTGAGAGTTCCAATACGCCAAGCAGAATTCAAAAAAGCCGAAGAGGTGCTGTTCAAAATGGCACAGAGCGAGGCGTTCGGAGacgaaataaaaacaattcgcagaaatcaggaatcagatCGTAGTCAATGGATTACTCTGGAGAACTCGAGTGTACTACGCGGAATGACGCTTCTTCTTGATGATTCCGGAGTCCTACGGTTGGAAGGCCGTAGTGCAAATGCGGAGTTTCTACCATTTGACCTGCGTTTCCCGATTATACTGCCGAAGGCCAACGGAGTTACAGAAAAGTTAGTCCAGTATTTTCATGAAAGGTTCGGTCATGCTTTCAGAGAGACGGTGAAGAACGAACTCAAGCAAAGATTCTTGATACCAAAGATAAGTTCCTTGATCGCTAAGGTTGAAAAGCAATGTGTTTGGTGTAAAATTCATAAGAACCGTCCACACACGCCAAGAATGGCGGCACTTCCAGTACAACGATTAACTCCATTTCAACGGCCTTTCACCTATGTAGGCGTTGATTATCTGGGCCCGGTGGATGTAACCGTAGGACGACGCACAGAAAAACGGTGGGTCGTGGTCTTCACATGCCTTGTAGTGCGAGCCATTCATCTCGAGGTAGCTCACAACCTTACTGGTCAGTCTTGTGTCATGGCCATCCGACGCTTTATATGTCGCCGAGGACCAGCAGCGGAGTATTTCTCAGATAATGGAACGAATCTACGATCGGCTAGTAAAGAGATGCTACAACAGTTTCAGGAAATCAAGGACGAGTGCGCAGAAGAGTTCACAAATGCCAGAACTAAGTGGCACTTCAATCCGCCCGCCACGCCACACATGGGAGGCGTGTGGGAGCGTATGGTACGAACGGTTAAAGAGGTGATGAGTGTATTGAACGACGGCCGCAGACTCAAcgacgaaattttattgacttcACTTTCCGAGGCAGAAGATATGATAAACAGCCGTCCTCTTACGTTCGCCCCACAGGAATCGTCTGTAGCAGCTCTATCCCCAAATATGTTTCTACGAGGAGTAGCACCTAACGAACCACAGGATGTTATAACGCCGACGAATGTGGGTCAGGCACTTCGGGACTCCTACAAACGTTCTCAACAACTGGCAGATAACATGTGGCGGCGCTGGATAAAGGAGTATATTCCGAGTATCAACCAAAGAAACAAATGGTTTGGAGAATCCAAGGCTTTGCAAAAGGGAGATCTAGTCTACGTTGTGGAAGGTGAACGTCGCAAGGTATGGATACGCGGGATCGTCGAAGAATTAATCGTGTCTAGCGATGGAAGAGTACGGCAGGCCATGGTAAGGACCAACGGCGGGCTATTTAGACGTGCAACCGCCAACCTAGCGGTATTGGAGATAAATGAGGGTAACACTGATCCGGTGGCTGGTTCCGAACCAGGATTACAGGTCGGGGAATTGTTGAGTTCAACCATGGTGGGCAAACCCACTGGGTCTGGCGGAATGCACAATTCTGTCATCGCACTAGAGGCAGCTCAGTGA